One Williamsia phyllosphaerae DNA segment encodes these proteins:
- the mftR gene encoding mycofactocin system transcriptional regulator (MftR, the mycofactocin system transcriptional regulator, is an uncharacterized TetR family DNA-binding transcription factor. Its role is inferred by context. It occurs as part of the biosynthesis locus for mycofactocin, a partially characterized electron carrier derived from the terminal Val-Tyr dipeptide of the precursor peptide MftA, through a radical SAM enzyme-mediated process.) produces MASPQLGRRPSTTKTHISELAIALFAERGFDETSVDEVAQAAGIARRTLFRYYPSKNAIPWGDFDDHLSAMRDHLAGLPCDESVAEALRSALIAFNEVSDDQVDAHRRRMTLLLTVPALQAHSMLMYTGWRDVIAEFVAKRTGGTPGDHLPQTVAWLMLGVALSSYEQWLADPSTNLTALLADGSRILGRGLEAL; encoded by the coding sequence ATGGCATCACCGCAGCTCGGTCGACGTCCGAGCACCACGAAGACGCATATCAGCGAGCTGGCCATCGCGCTGTTCGCCGAGCGCGGCTTCGACGAGACGAGCGTCGACGAGGTCGCTCAGGCCGCCGGGATCGCCCGCCGGACACTGTTCCGCTACTACCCCTCGAAGAACGCGATCCCCTGGGGCGATTTCGACGACCACCTGTCGGCCATGCGCGATCACCTGGCGGGACTCCCCTGCGACGAGTCCGTCGCCGAGGCCCTGCGTTCGGCGCTCATCGCGTTCAACGAGGTGTCCGACGACCAGGTCGACGCGCATCGTCGACGGATGACGCTGTTGCTCACCGTGCCTGCGCTGCAGGCTCATTCGATGCTGATGTACACCGGCTGGCGCGACGTGATCGCGGAGTTCGTCGCGAAACGCACGGGCGGCACGCCCGGTGACCATCTACCGCAGACCGTGGCTTGGTTGATGCTGGGAGTCGCCCTGTCGTCCTACGAGCAGTGGCTGGCCGACCCGTCGACAAACCTGACCGCTCTGCTGGCCGACGGCAGCCGTATTCTCGGACGTGGCCTGGAAGCGCTCTAG
- the mftA gene encoding mycofactocin precursor MftA (Mycofactocin is a small molecule electron carrier derived from the final two amino acids, Val-Tyr, of MftA, the mycofactocin precursor. It plays a role in redox homeostasis and the metabolism of alcohols and aldehydes in Actinobacteria, including Mycobacterium tuberculosis.), protein MAENTSTPSTDVTAPVAESAELVTESLVEEVSIDGMCGVY, encoded by the coding sequence ATGGCCGAGAACACCTCCACCCCGTCCACCGACGTCACCGCGCCCGTCGCCGAGTCCGCCGAGCTGGTCACCGAGAGCCTCGTCGAAGAGGTCTCGATCGACGGTATGTGCGGCGTCTACTGA
- the mftB gene encoding mycofactocin biosynthesis chaperone MftB (MftB, a small protein, is a peptide chaperone that assists the radical SAM enzyme MftC in performing two modifications to the C-terminal Val-Tyr dipeptide of the mycofactocin precursor peptide, MftA. MftB's role is analogous to the role of PqqD in the biosynthesis of PQQ, a cofactor that derives entirely from a Tyr and a Glu in the precursor PqqA.) has protein sequence MSVDTAETSDTTGAADGPRAFDASAAWVLNPSVALRPEPFGALLYHFGTRKLSFLKNLIVVDLVKSLADHPSAESALAASPISDADRPLYLQALTSLAASATIVPATSPRESA, from the coding sequence ATGAGCGTCGACACGGCCGAGACGTCGGACACCACTGGTGCCGCGGACGGTCCGAGGGCGTTCGACGCTTCGGCCGCGTGGGTGCTCAATCCGAGCGTGGCCCTGAGGCCCGAGCCGTTCGGTGCGCTGCTGTATCACTTCGGGACGCGCAAACTGTCGTTCCTCAAGAACCTGATCGTCGTCGACCTCGTCAAGTCTCTCGCCGACCACCCGAGTGCCGAGTCCGCCCTGGCGGCATCTCCGATCTCCGACGCCGACCGCCCCCTGTACCTCCAGGCGCTCACCTCGCTCGCGGCGTCCGCGACGATCGTGCCCGCCACCTCGCCCCGGGAGTCCGCATGA
- the mftC gene encoding mycofactocin radical SAM maturase (MftC is a radical SAM/SPASM enzyme that catalyzes the first two steps in biosynthesis of the electron carrier mycofactocin from the terminal Val-Tyr dipeptide of the precursor peptide MftA.) — MTATLDRPASAPVGRLVDQFEKGLDAPICLTWELTYACNLSCVHCLSSSGKRDPRELDTAQCKAIIDELQRMQVFYVNIGGGEPTVRPDFWELVDYATSHQVGVKFSTNGLKIDKKVAQRLAASDYVDVQISLDGATAEVNDAVRGPGSYDMAIKALENLHEAGFADAKISVVVTRHNVSQLDEFKDLADRYGATLRITRMRPSGRGADVWDDLHPLPSQQRELYDWLVKRGDKVLTGDSFFHLAAYSDGSPGSGLAGLNLCGAGRVVCLIDPIGDVYACPFAIHENFLAGNILSDGGFQTIWQQSELFLELREPQNAGACTKCAHFDACRGGCMAAKFFTGLPLDGPDPECVQGFGEALLAGERSTPTANKDHSRGVPLTLMTRPPSRDCDENPLAGFAAI; from the coding sequence ATGACCGCCACGCTCGATCGTCCCGCCTCTGCTCCCGTCGGCCGTCTCGTCGATCAGTTCGAGAAGGGTTTGGACGCCCCGATCTGTCTGACGTGGGAGCTGACGTACGCGTGCAATCTGTCGTGTGTGCACTGTCTGTCGTCGTCGGGTAAGCGTGATCCGCGTGAGCTCGACACCGCGCAGTGCAAGGCGATCATCGACGAGTTGCAGCGGATGCAGGTGTTCTACGTCAACATCGGTGGTGGCGAGCCGACGGTGCGCCCGGACTTCTGGGAGTTGGTCGACTACGCGACGTCGCATCAGGTGGGGGTGAAGTTCTCCACCAACGGGTTGAAGATCGACAAGAAGGTCGCGCAGCGGTTGGCGGCATCGGACTACGTCGACGTGCAGATCTCCCTCGACGGTGCGACCGCCGAGGTCAACGACGCCGTACGCGGCCCGGGTTCCTACGACATGGCGATCAAGGCCCTGGAGAATCTGCACGAGGCCGGCTTCGCCGACGCCAAGATCTCCGTGGTCGTCACCCGCCACAACGTCTCCCAGCTCGACGAGTTCAAGGATCTCGCCGACCGGTACGGCGCGACGTTGCGTATCACCCGGATGCGGCCCTCGGGACGCGGCGCAGACGTGTGGGATGATCTGCACCCGTTACCGTCCCAGCAACGGGAGCTCTACGACTGGCTGGTCAAGCGTGGCGACAAGGTCCTCACCGGCGACTCGTTCTTCCACCTGGCCGCCTACAGCGACGGCTCGCCGGGCTCGGGTCTGGCGGGGCTGAACCTGTGCGGCGCGGGTCGGGTGGTCTGCCTGATCGATCCGATCGGCGATGTCTACGCCTGCCCGTTCGCGATCCATGAGAACTTCCTGGCCGGGAACATCCTGTCCGATGGTGGGTTTCAGACCATCTGGCAGCAGTCGGAGTTGTTCCTGGAACTGCGCGAACCGCAGAACGCCGGTGCGTGCACCAAGTGCGCACACTTCGACGCCTGCCGCGGTGGCTGCATGGCGGCGAAGTTCTTCACCGGCCTGCCGCTCGACGGTCCCGACCCGGAATGCGTTCAGGGCTTCGGCGAGGCGCTGCTCGCCGGCGAACGCTCGACGCCCACTGCGAACAAGGACCATTCGCGAGGGGTGCCCCTGACGTTGATGACCCGCCCACCATCGCGTGACTGCGACGAGAACCCGCTGGCCGGGTTCGCCGCAATCTGA
- the mftD gene encoding pre-mycofactocin synthase MftD (MftD, an enzyme found in the mycofactocin biosynthesis locus, performs an oxidative deamination of 3-amino-5-[(p-hydroxyphenyl)methyl]-4,4-dimethyl-2-pyrrolidinone (AHDP). The resulting compound, now called pre-mycofactocin (PMFT), is a biologically active redox cofactor that can oxidize the non-exchangeable NADH of TIGR03971 family SDR-type oxidoreductases.), with amino-acid sequence MANPWFETVLEAQRRAQKRLPKSVYSALVAGSEKGITITDNVEAFGEIGFAPHVVGAHAERELSTSIMGQDISMPVIISPTGVQAVDKDGEIAVARASAARGTAMGLSSFASKPVEDVAAANPQTFFQIYWLNSREEILARAERARTAGAKGLIVTTDWSFSMGRDWGSPEIPEKVDLKALLKLAPEIAMRPRYAWDWFNKGKPIIPDLTAPNLAEPGELGPTFFGAYGQWMQTAPPSWEDLQWLREQWGGPFMVKGITRLDDAKRARDIGATALSVSNHGGNNLDGTPATIRMLGPIADAVGNDMQVLLDGGIRRGSDVVKALALGADAVMIGRAYLWGLAANGQAGVENVLDILRGGIDSALMGLGRKSIHELSRDDIIIPDGFERRFGEQTA; translated from the coding sequence ATGGCCAACCCCTGGTTCGAGACTGTCCTCGAGGCGCAGCGGCGCGCTCAGAAGCGTCTCCCGAAGTCCGTCTATTCCGCGCTCGTCGCCGGCAGCGAAAAGGGCATCACCATCACCGACAACGTCGAGGCGTTCGGTGAGATCGGCTTCGCGCCGCACGTCGTCGGCGCGCATGCCGAGCGTGAGCTGTCGACCTCGATCATGGGCCAGGACATCTCGATGCCGGTGATCATTTCCCCGACCGGCGTCCAGGCGGTCGACAAGGACGGCGAGATCGCGGTGGCCCGTGCCTCGGCGGCTCGCGGAACCGCCATGGGACTGAGTAGCTTCGCGTCGAAGCCGGTCGAGGACGTGGCGGCCGCGAACCCGCAGACGTTCTTCCAGATCTACTGGCTGAACTCGCGGGAGGAGATCCTGGCCCGAGCCGAGCGGGCCCGTACCGCGGGGGCCAAGGGACTCATCGTGACCACCGACTGGTCGTTCTCGATGGGCCGCGACTGGGGAAGCCCCGAGATCCCGGAGAAGGTGGACCTCAAGGCGCTACTCAAGCTCGCGCCGGAGATCGCGATGCGCCCACGGTATGCGTGGGACTGGTTCAACAAGGGCAAGCCCATCATCCCCGATCTGACGGCGCCGAACCTCGCCGAGCCCGGAGAGCTCGGACCGACGTTCTTCGGCGCGTACGGCCAGTGGATGCAGACCGCGCCGCCGTCCTGGGAGGACCTGCAGTGGCTCCGGGAGCAGTGGGGTGGGCCGTTCATGGTCAAGGGCATCACGCGACTCGACGACGCCAAACGCGCCCGCGACATCGGCGCCACGGCGTTGTCGGTGTCGAACCACGGTGGAAACAACCTCGACGGCACCCCGGCCACCATCCGGATGCTCGGTCCGATCGCCGACGCCGTCGGCAACGACATGCAGGTCCTGCTCGACGGCGGCATCCGACGCGGCAGCGACGTCGTCAAAGCACTCGCCCTCGGAGCCGACGCCGTCATGATCGGCCGCGCCTACCTCTGGGGTCTCGCGGCCAACGGGCAGGCCGGCGTGGAGAACGTCCTCGACATCCTGCGCGGTGGCATCGACTCCGCCCTGATGGGACTGGGCCGCAAGAGCATCCACGAGTTGTCCCGTGACGACATCATCATCCCCGACGGCTTCGAGAGACGGTTCGGCGAGCAGACGGCCTGA
- a CDS encoding mycofactocin-coupled SDR family oxidoreductase, producing the protein MGQFDGKVVYITGLARGQGRNHAIRFAEEGASIIGLDIAGPVADHTTYPHATADDLAETIREVESVGGKILARQGDTRDLAFQEQLVADGVEQFGAIDHVIANAGILTWGQSWELTEAQFTDVLDVNVVGTWKTLRAVLPSMIEGGRGGSIVVVSSSAGLKAMPLQASYTASKYALTGMAQTVAKEVGEYKIRVNTIHPYAVDTPMAFEDTSAQHAFTIEKYKPHFAPILNDPFFSTRDEVTAMVMFLCSDAARTITASQFSMDQGSTKV; encoded by the coding sequence ATGGGACAGTTCGACGGCAAGGTCGTCTACATCACCGGGCTCGCCCGTGGGCAGGGTCGCAATCACGCCATCCGGTTCGCGGAGGAGGGTGCGTCGATCATCGGCCTCGACATCGCCGGGCCGGTCGCCGACCACACCACCTACCCGCACGCGACCGCCGACGACCTCGCCGAGACGATCCGTGAGGTCGAGAGTGTCGGCGGCAAGATTCTTGCCCGACAAGGTGATACGCGTGATCTCGCCTTCCAGGAGCAGCTCGTCGCCGACGGCGTGGAGCAGTTCGGGGCCATCGACCACGTCATCGCCAACGCCGGCATCCTCACGTGGGGTCAGTCCTGGGAGTTGACCGAGGCGCAGTTCACCGACGTGCTTGACGTGAACGTCGTCGGCACGTGGAAGACGTTGCGCGCGGTGCTGCCCTCGATGATCGAGGGCGGGCGGGGTGGCTCGATCGTGGTGGTCAGTTCGTCGGCGGGTCTCAAGGCCATGCCGCTGCAGGCGTCGTACACGGCGTCGAAGTACGCCCTCACCGGGATGGCTCAGACCGTCGCCAAAGAGGTTGGCGAGTACAAGATCCGGGTCAACACCATCCATCCGTACGCCGTCGACACACCGATGGCCTTCGAGGACACCTCGGCCCAGCACGCCTTCACCATCGAGAAGTACAAGCCGCACTTCGCGCCGATCCTCAACGACCCGTTCTTCAGTACCCGCGACGAGGTGACGGCCATGGTGATGTTCCTGTGCTCCGATGCCGCCCGCACGATCACCGCATCACAGTTTTCGATGGACCAGGGCAGTACGAAGGTCTGA
- a CDS encoding CaiB/BaiF CoA transferase family protein translates to MSESNRPQNGPLSSVRVIEFAGIGPGPHAAMLLADLGADVIRVQRAGTLPTPDRNADQLLRGRSAVVEANLKSPEDKAAVLRLIEKADVIVEGFRPGVMERLGLGPDDLHAVNQGLIYGRMTGWGQEGPLADRAGHDINYISLTGLLHAVGRAEERPTPPLNLVGDFGGGSMFLVLGVLAAVIERQQSGKGQVVDAAMVDGASVLGQMMWAFRGTGLWQDERGVNLLDTGAPYYEVYETSDGKYMAAGAIEPQFYAEMINGLGLAEADLPDQNDIARWPELKARFTETFASKTRDEWAAIFDGTDACTTPVLTFAEAPEHPHMAARRNLTEIDSVMQAAPAPRFSRTGTDEPAGPVRTATDPATIWTD, encoded by the coding sequence ATGAGCGAGAGCAACCGTCCCCAGAATGGCCCGCTGAGCAGCGTGCGAGTGATCGAGTTCGCCGGGATCGGCCCCGGTCCGCACGCCGCGATGTTGCTCGCCGACCTCGGCGCCGACGTGATCCGCGTCCAGCGAGCGGGCACGTTGCCCACACCGGACCGCAATGCCGACCAGTTGCTGCGCGGGCGGTCCGCGGTCGTCGAGGCGAACCTGAAGTCGCCCGAGGACAAGGCGGCCGTCCTCCGTCTCATCGAGAAGGCCGACGTGATCGTCGAGGGCTTCCGCCCCGGCGTGATGGAACGACTGGGTCTCGGCCCCGACGATCTGCACGCGGTCAACCAGGGACTGATCTACGGGCGGATGACCGGATGGGGACAGGAGGGGCCGCTGGCCGACCGCGCAGGCCACGACATCAACTACATCTCGCTGACCGGCCTCCTGCACGCCGTGGGCCGCGCCGAAGAACGTCCGACCCCGCCCCTCAACCTCGTCGGTGATTTCGGCGGAGGGTCGATGTTCCTCGTCCTCGGTGTCCTCGCGGCCGTCATCGAGCGGCAGCAGTCGGGTAAGGGTCAGGTGGTCGACGCCGCGATGGTCGACGGCGCTTCAGTTCTGGGACAGATGATGTGGGCTTTCCGCGGCACCGGCCTGTGGCAGGACGAGAGGGGCGTGAACCTGCTCGACACGGGTGCGCCGTACTACGAGGTGTACGAGACCTCGGACGGCAAGTACATGGCCGCAGGGGCCATCGAGCCGCAGTTCTACGCCGAGATGATCAATGGACTCGGTCTGGCGGAGGCGGATCTGCCCGACCAGAACGACATCGCGCGCTGGCCCGAGCTCAAGGCGCGTTTCACCGAGACGTTCGCGTCGAAGACGCGCGACGAGTGGGCGGCGATCTTCGACGGCACCGATGCGTGTACGACTCCGGTGCTCACCTTCGCCGAGGCCCCCGAGCACCCGCACATGGCCGCACGGCGAAACCTCACCGAGATCGACTCGGTCATGCAAGCCGCTCCCGCACCGCGGTTCTCGCGTACCGGCACCGACGAGCCCGCGGGACCGGTCCGGACGGCCACCGATCCGGCGACCATCTGGACCGACTGA
- the mftE gene encoding mycofactocin biosynthesis peptidyl-dipeptidase MftE, whose protein sequence is MTCPGGLGAQTWTELDERGCTLVVPLGSVEQHGPHLPLDTDVRIAAAVAEDVADRVAGDALVAPALNYGASGEHQSFPGTLSIGHEALRILLVEFGRSACLWASRVVFVNGHGGNVATLSSAVALLRHEGRDVVWFPCGVAGADAHAGETETSLLLHLSPQLVRSERVTSGNTTPLGELMGAMRSGGVRAVSATGVLGDPVTASAGHGRELFDDLTARLVSAVDRWSPDANGMIR, encoded by the coding sequence ATGACCTGCCCCGGTGGGCTCGGTGCGCAGACGTGGACCGAGCTGGACGAACGCGGGTGCACTCTGGTCGTACCGCTCGGGTCGGTCGAACAGCACGGACCCCATCTCCCGCTCGACACCGACGTGCGCATCGCCGCTGCGGTCGCGGAGGACGTGGCCGACCGGGTCGCCGGCGACGCGCTGGTGGCGCCCGCCCTCAACTACGGGGCGAGCGGCGAACACCAGAGCTTCCCGGGAACCCTGTCGATCGGTCACGAGGCGCTACGGATCCTTCTCGTCGAGTTCGGACGCAGCGCCTGCCTCTGGGCCTCGCGTGTGGTGTTCGTCAACGGACACGGTGGCAACGTGGCCACCCTGTCGTCGGCCGTCGCCCTGCTACGCCATGAGGGACGCGACGTGGTCTGGTTCCCCTGCGGCGTCGCCGGGGCCGACGCCCACGCCGGTGAGACGGAAACCTCACTGCTGCTGCATCTCTCACCCCAGCTCGTGCGCTCCGAGCGGGTCACGTCGGGCAACACCACTCCGCTGGGCGAACTGATGGGTGCTATGCGATCCGGTGGTGTGCGGGCCGTGAGCGCAACCGGTGTCCTCGGGGATCCGGTGACCGCCAGTGCCGGCCACGGCCGGGAGCTGTTCGACGATCTCACCGCGCGTCTGGTCTCCGCGGTCGACCGGTGGTCGCCCGACGCGAACGGCATGATCCGATGA
- the mftF gene encoding mycofactocin biosynthesis glycosyltransferase MftF (Members of this protein family, MftF, are glycosyltransferases, members of PF00535 (glycosyl transferase family 2). The encoding gene is found as part of the mycofactocin cassette, in Mycobacterium tuberculosis, many other Actinobacteria, and occasional members of other lineages. Mycofactocin itself, a putative redox carrier, is a heavily modified derivative of the C-terminal Val-Tyr dipeptide of the mycofactocin precursor MftA (TIGR03969).): MTSNTTPSVDETESDADEDRPVTPKQALPNGFQVQIDLRTTVVPGGRHLVGGSPLRVLSLSVAAAEMIDADGRILVSSPGTASLARTLLDAGVAHPRPMFGPTESDVTVVIPVRDNQTGVDRLVSALHGVRVIVVDDGSRVPVTADGAEVIRTETSAGPAAARNLGAARVQTDFVAFLDSDVTPGSDWLPKLLGHFSDEQVALVAPRITAMRPDGGPMARYEALHSSLDMGRREGPVAPGTRIAYVPSAAMIMRRSAFDGFDESLHVAEDVDLCWRLRSDGWVIRYDPVALAEHDHRAALRAGLDRRRYYGTGAALLTDRHQTLASPMVMNTPMVVAMVAALTRSRWGFGLMVAMIGFIAHRLHQRIAHIPDAPRVAARLTAQSVGFGFLQMASALCRHYWPLSLLLALVSRRFRSVLLAVALAEGVVEWMRSEMLNPDAPVRLGVTRFVAIKRLDDLAYGTGLWQGAVSGRNLGALRPVIGRWGSDQLPSSAAGRRPPE, encoded by the coding sequence ATGACGTCGAACACCACGCCATCGGTCGACGAGACCGAGTCGGACGCCGACGAGGATCGTCCGGTCACGCCGAAACAGGCTCTTCCCAACGGGTTCCAGGTTCAGATCGACCTGCGGACGACGGTGGTCCCCGGGGGTCGGCACCTCGTGGGTGGTTCACCGCTGCGCGTGCTCTCACTGTCCGTTGCGGCGGCGGAGATGATCGACGCCGACGGTCGGATCCTCGTGAGCAGTCCGGGCACGGCTTCGCTGGCGCGGACGCTGCTCGACGCCGGCGTCGCGCACCCCCGCCCGATGTTCGGACCCACCGAGTCCGACGTCACCGTGGTGATCCCGGTGCGCGACAACCAGACCGGGGTCGATCGACTCGTGTCTGCGCTACACGGGGTGCGTGTCATCGTCGTCGACGACGGTTCCCGGGTGCCGGTGACTGCCGATGGTGCCGAGGTGATCCGTACCGAGACCAGCGCGGGGCCCGCCGCGGCCCGCAACCTGGGTGCCGCCCGGGTCCAGACAGACTTCGTGGCCTTCCTCGACTCCGACGTCACGCCGGGCTCGGACTGGCTGCCCAAACTCCTCGGCCATTTCTCCGACGAGCAGGTCGCGCTGGTCGCACCACGGATCACCGCGATGCGACCGGACGGTGGCCCGATGGCCCGGTACGAGGCACTGCACTCCTCGCTCGACATGGGGCGTCGCGAAGGGCCCGTCGCACCGGGAACTCGCATCGCCTATGTGCCCAGTGCGGCGATGATCATGCGGCGCAGTGCGTTCGACGGATTCGACGAGTCGCTCCACGTGGCCGAGGACGTCGATCTGTGCTGGCGCCTGCGCTCGGACGGGTGGGTCATCCGATACGATCCCGTCGCGCTGGCCGAGCACGATCACCGCGCGGCGCTGCGGGCGGGCCTCGATCGTCGTCGCTACTACGGAACCGGTGCTGCCCTGCTCACCGACCGGCACCAGACGCTGGCGTCGCCGATGGTGATGAACACCCCGATGGTGGTGGCGATGGTCGCGGCGCTCACCCGTTCCCGGTGGGGTTTCGGACTGATGGTCGCGATGATCGGGTTCATCGCCCACCGACTCCACCAGCGCATCGCGCACATCCCCGATGCCCCCCGCGTCGCCGCGCGACTCACCGCGCAGTCGGTGGGGTTCGGCTTCCTGCAGATGGCATCGGCACTGTGTCGGCACTACTGGCCGCTGTCGCTCTTGCTGGCCCTGGTGTCACGTCGCTTCCGATCAGTGCTGCTGGCGGTGGCGCTGGCCGAGGGTGTCGTCGAGTGGATGCGCTCGGAGATGCTCAACCCCGATGCGCCTGTCCGCCTGGGTGTCACACGATTCGTCGCCATCAAACGACTCGACGATCTCGCCTACGGAACCGGGTTGTGGCAGGGCGCGGTCAGCGGTCGGAACCTCGGTGCCCTGCGCCCGGTCATCGGCCGCTGGGGCTCCGATCAGCTGCCGTCCTCCGCCGCGGGCCGACGACCACCGGAGTGA
- the mftG gene encoding mycofactocin system GMC family oxidoreductase MftG, giving the protein MKARRRIVVVGAGSCGCVVAERLTRDDTVEVILLEQGPTAADDADLELAMLPVGPASDRVTHHRSTGGLTLPRGRGPGGSSAVNGGYFMRWHDDDFAGWDRSWDLDAIAAAYTDIDGGVGGGGAMSVRRFADAELTPIASEFENHWAEIGYDRVDSVIPRVGVNRVRSNSRGSHRMPADRAYLWPARGRTSLTVRAGARADRLHVDGARVRGVVLDTGETIVADETILCAGTLASAALISRSTGTASTRRIGEHRELLVRYRPRDDVGARMPLLPTVLHTEDGMEIRCYNGDFARYIDGVEPTGSAIGIALMKPRAAGALVIEAGGAQQVDLGDIDPQDLVQMRSWGERVAEMLADRRFATLLDADSVTVDDDVLTSQHAWGSMPMGGVTDVNGAFLGLDGLRVIDGSILPGPGSSGPHATLMMTASVIAARLASERF; this is encoded by the coding sequence GTGAAGGCGCGGCGTCGGATCGTCGTGGTCGGCGCGGGTAGCTGCGGATGCGTCGTGGCCGAGCGTCTGACCCGGGACGACACCGTCGAGGTGATCCTCCTGGAGCAGGGGCCGACGGCGGCCGACGACGCGGATCTGGAACTGGCGATGTTGCCGGTCGGTCCGGCCTCCGACCGTGTGACCCACCATCGCTCGACCGGCGGGCTGACGCTGCCCCGGGGGCGTGGACCGGGCGGCTCATCGGCGGTCAACGGTGGTTACTTCATGCGCTGGCACGACGACGATTTCGCGGGGTGGGATCGCTCGTGGGACCTCGACGCCATCGCGGCGGCCTACACCGACATCGACGGCGGCGTCGGAGGCGGCGGTGCCATGTCGGTACGCCGGTTCGCCGACGCCGAGTTGACCCCGATCGCGTCCGAGTTCGAAAACCATTGGGCAGAAATCGGTTACGACCGTGTGGACAGCGTCATACCCCGGGTGGGCGTCAACCGGGTCCGATCGAACTCACGCGGCTCGCACCGCATGCCCGCTGACCGCGCCTACCTGTGGCCGGCGAGGGGACGGACGAGCCTCACCGTTCGCGCGGGCGCACGGGCAGACCGTCTGCATGTCGACGGGGCTCGCGTCCGCGGGGTGGTGCTCGACACCGGTGAGACCATCGTCGCCGACGAGACCATCCTGTGTGCGGGCACCCTGGCGTCGGCGGCGCTGATCTCCCGGTCGACGGGCACCGCCTCGACACGGCGGATCGGCGAACACCGCGAACTGCTCGTCCGGTATCGCCCCCGAGACGACGTCGGTGCGCGGATGCCGCTGCTGCCGACCGTGCTGCACACCGAGGACGGAATGGAGATCCGCTGCTACAACGGCGATTTCGCCCGCTACATCGACGGGGTTGAGCCGACCGGGTCGGCGATCGGCATCGCGCTCATGAAGCCCCGCGCGGCGGGAGCGCTCGTGATCGAGGCCGGCGGAGCCCAACAGGTGGACCTCGGCGACATCGACCCGCAGGACCTCGTGCAGATGCGTTCCTGGGGTGAGCGGGTGGCGGAGATGCTCGCCGACCGACGGTTCGCGACGCTGCTCGACGCCGACAGCGTGACGGTCGACGACGATGTGCTCACGTCCCAGCACGCCTGGGGGTCGATGCCGATGGGCGGGGTCACCGATGTCAACGGCGCGTTCCTCGGTCTCGACGGCCTGCGGGTGATCGACGGATCGATCCTGCCCGGCCCCGGATCGAGCGGGCCGCACGCCACTCTGATGATGACGGCGTCGGTCATCGCCGCGCGGTTGGCGTCGGAAAGGTTCTGA